TTGGCAGAATCAGAACTTGAAGCAACATCGGTatactttctcttttttttcagACTTTGTATTTCTAGATTTCTTAGTACTAGACTTTATATTATGCACCTTAGTACTATACTCTAAAGCAAATTTATTCTCGCGAATGCGAGTCTCTTCTCAATACGCACATGCTTTAAAAGTTGGTCTATGGTGAAAACTTCAGAAATGTGTAGTAGTTTCTTTCTATAATCATTCCAAGTGTTGGGCAATTTTGCAATCACAACAGCCACTTGAAGTTCTTCAGAAACTTCTATTTTTAAATCTTTGGGTTTAGATACTAAAACAAATAATTCATCTACTTGATTTGTAACAAGTTTATTTTCCAACATTTGAAACTAAAAAAACTTCATAATTAGAAATTTGTCCGTACTTTGTTTTTTAGAAGTATACCTATTCTTTAAGGCCTGCTAACTTTCTTGTGGAGTTTTGATAGGCCAAAATAAATCATAGAGTCTATCAGAAAGAGAATTCAGAATAAATCCTCTGCAGcgaacttcatcttctccatgttTCTTGCCAGATGTTGAGATTGTTGCAGCCTCATTATTAGATGGTTAAGGAATTTAGGGCAGATCATCACTCAACAGATATGCGATACCTAATTCAGTAagcaaaaataataatttgtcCTTCTAGTGAGTAAAATTGGTTCCATCAAAGTGCTCAAATTTGAAGATATCAAGATTGACAATTTTGTTGAAGACTGAATAAAAAAACACTAGTACTAGAAGCCTCCATTATTGAATAATTCCCTTAAGATTgttagaaaaaataataataacaataagttTCAATCATGTAGTCACCCTTTTTAAGGGAATTATGCCTTCCACTATGTTACTGTTGCCATAAAAATGGCTGCCAATAGTAATTCTTTAACCCCAACACCAAATCCTACACCACCCAATGCTCAACCCGAAACACCCATTTCATCCCTAAATCCCCAAATTCCGGATACGAACCCTAGTTCTCCACCTCGCCAATCCTCTCATTCCACCCCTAATCCCGACAATGCCACCCAAGACGCCACACCTCCCTCCCAAAAACACACCAAATCTGCCCCTTCAGCTGTATATGAGAcacgaaaaataaaaaaatcagttCTCCACTCCTCTGCTTCACCGAAACAGCCTAGAGTTGATTCCCCAATACCCGTTAGCGCCAGAACCTGCTCTACTGCCCAAAACCCTATCTCACCGCAGGTTTCTTCTACTTCAATTAGGGTCCAATCACCCCTGCATCATTCACCAACAGTGTCTCAAACTGCTCCAGTTATCCCTCCATCTGGAAGTCAGGTAAACTCATCTTACCCATGGACTTTTAGGGACTTTGAAATGAGGAAAAATTATGAGGCCCttgctaaaaagaaaattttagccaCCAAGTACATTGATGAACACAGTTTTAGGGAGATAGGGCTTTATGAATCTGTTAGTGAATATTTGAAAAATATAGGTTGGAGTGATTTTGCTAGAATTCAAGAACCTGCTTCTAGGGAATTGACAATTGAATTTTTAAGCTCATTGCAATTGGACTTCCAGCCTATGCAAAGTAACCATAAGGACACCATTTCCTTTAGGTGTTTGGGTTAGGACAGAGAACTTGACACTGTTCAAGTGAATGCCTTATTTGGTTTTTGTAATGATGGAGCAAAAGTGATAGAATGGCAAAGGACTATTTATGACCCCCCTACATTTTGGAAGTCCATTGCACCATATAGGAAATACTACAACCCTAGTTCTGCTAAGGCCTCAGCTATTCAAGACCCTACTCTGAGATACTTGCAAAGATTCATGTCTTATATTATACTAGGTAGAGGGCACAGTAATGGGGTTGTAGAAAAGAatgatttattctttttatggtgcatgaaagagaagaaaaaaaaataaatgatgcTTATTTTCTTTGCTCTAATATGGAACATATAGTCTCTAAGCATTCAGCTGGCAGTATATTTATTGGAGGGATGGTGACTGTAATTgccaaatcatttggttttaaccCTGACTAGTATGCTATGGTGTCTATGGTTGGCCAGTCTTTTCTAGATAGAATTATTATTACTCAAATGAAAATTTGTGTAAAGAAGGGTGATGTTTATGTGTTGGTAAATGGGGGACATAAGGGTATAGAGCAGCAGCAATCACAAGGTATAGGACAACATACTGATGCTGGTCCTTCTAGCTCACACCCACCTACTGCTGGACAATCAGACTTACTTGTTTTTCTTAAGGATTTGGAAGCAAAAATTGACAGAATGAGTGCAGCACAACAGCCTATATCTAATGCTAATTCTGATATTATAGTTGCtttaaaggctttagaagctaaggTTGATACTCTTGGTCAGAAGTAAGCCAAGCTtgagaaaaagattaaaaagaaGTTTTCTGCATTGAGGaaaaagcagaaaatccatgaaaaAGAAATGATTGACATTTACAATAAGCTGGCAGCCTTTTTTAACCAGCTGTACAAATGGGGCCAAGACATTTTTAAAGAGATGAAGGCTGTGGTAGAAAACTTGGATACTGCTTCTGAGAAATCCACTGAGCAAGTACCTGCAGCAGCAAATGAGCCCATGCCATCCACTAATGAAAAAGACTAACCAGCTGTCTAGTTTTAGAATTTTGTTTTTGTTAATTTCAGTTAGTTTCTGAAACTTTAGCTTTTAATTGCGCAAATTGGTCAGTTTCCTTTATTCTTCAACtgttaatttcctagttattggaaCATTTATATGTTTTATCTATTtgcaaatgatttaatttttatttcttttaattttgtttATTTCATGAATCTTACGTTGGCTTGTTCATTGTTGCTGGCTGCATTGTTTTCTTTTGCTGTGATACTTACACTATCCTTGTTATCCAGATTTCTATTGAATTgatcattttctttaatttcagttTCTATTGACCATGGTAATAGCATTACTGATATTGCTTTTCAATAGTCATATAACTGAATTATTGACAATACAGCAGCTGCTCTTCTCTTAGCCTTGACAATTCTGCCTCTAAGGTAACTTCTTGACATTCATCTGCCACATGTTGACACTACTTCCCTTTGCCATGCCTCATGCTAAGGGCCACGCTCTCCAATGAGCTATTTGCATTgcttcaaattttcaaaattttttaaaacccACCAAAACTTTCATGGAGCATGACATGCCCCATGTTGATACCCCATATTAGTTCCTTAGCAGTTGGCATAGGGCATGCTAATTTACCTTTACTTCAACACGCCTCATGCATTTTGATTAACATGCCTCATGCTCCCAATACTTATAATTCACATGCCTTATGTACATATTCTGATCATTCACTACTAGGCATGTACGTTATACATGGTAACTCTGTTCCACTCTTTCTTGGTTTATATCTCTCCAAGTTATCATTTATTGATTTCATTGATATTTCTGCCACTTCGATTAAGCCAATGAGGACATTGtctaatttgagtttgggggagggcaaaatttttacaaaatttttaatcattttcatttacattacttaaattgcattttatttgtacttagttacttagttcacatacaccatacacctacaccatgtaaatatatacacttgcatataTATATCATATAGATTACGTAtagtttttatttcattatttttatttttatttttatttaatttttgtattcattttaggaatcatgcatacaaaaaaaaaaaataaatttttacctaattcttagaagattgagaatcattttgAAAAGCAATTGAGCTTACCTCTAGATGGGTTTGACGGATTGAAAGTTCTGGATTGGTATGAGGTTTTGAGATTCTTATCTAGGTTTATACCTTTTTAGCCAAGGGTCACCCAATTAATTACATTGAGttttgagtgcttagagaaaactctagaataagaaataactaattgtgtttcaccaatcctagaacaagcgTTCTAGACCTTTCGATGCGAAATTTTAGCATTcacttgaaaagagaaatgattaaggcattcttcgaATTTTTAACCCACATTTTTAGCCTTAACTAACCTCATTTCAAATTTTCCCTTTAAAACCAATTTGAACCTTCATTTATACCCCTTATTTCTTTAATACCCATAATctacctagccataaacctaaacacttacctaccctttatgagaataatttgtttaagtga
The Hevea brasiliensis isolate MT/VB/25A 57/8 chromosome 15, ASM3005281v1, whole genome shotgun sequence genome window above contains:
- the LOC131174067 gene encoding extensin-like, whose protein sequence is MAANSNSLTPTPNPTPPNAQPETPISSLNPQIPDTNPSSPPRQSSHSTPNPDNATQDATPPSQKHTKSAPSAVYETRKIKKSVLHSSASPKQPRVDSPIPVSARTCSTAQNPISPQVSSTSIRVQSPLHHSPTVSQTAPVIPPSGSQVNSSYPWTFRDFEMRKNYEALAKKKILATKYIDEHSFREIGLYESVSEYLKNIGWSDFARIQEPASRELTIEFLSSLQLDFQPMQSNHKDTISFRCLG